One segment of Vibrio orientalis CIP 102891 = ATCC 33934 DNA contains the following:
- the lpcA gene encoding D-sedoheptulose 7-phosphate isomerase has protein sequence MYQDLIKNELTEAADVLNKFLSDDKNIAQIEAAAKMIADSFKQGGKVLSCGNGGSHCDAMHFAEELTGRYRENRPGLPGIAISDPSHLSCVSNDFGYDFVFSRYVEAVGSKGDVLFGLSTSGNSGNILKAIEAAQAKGMKTIALTGKDGGKMAGLADIEIRVPHFGYADRIQEIHIKIIHIVIQLIEKEMENA, from the coding sequence ATGTACCAGGACCTAATTAAAAACGAATTGACCGAAGCTGCTGATGTACTCAATAAGTTTTTGAGTGATGACAAGAACATTGCTCAGATTGAAGCGGCAGCGAAGATGATCGCTGACTCATTTAAGCAAGGTGGTAAAGTTCTCTCTTGTGGTAATGGCGGTTCACACTGTGATGCGATGCATTTTGCTGAAGAGCTAACAGGTCGCTACCGTGAAAACCGTCCTGGGCTACCAGGTATCGCGATTTCAGATCCAAGTCACCTATCATGTGTGAGCAACGATTTTGGCTATGATTTTGTTTTCTCTCGTTATGTCGAAGCGGTAGGTAGTAAAGGCGATGTTCTGTTTGGACTATCGACCTCAGGTAATTCAGGTAACATCCTAAAGGCGATTGAAGCCGCTCAAGCGAAAGGGATGAAAACCATCGCGCTGACGGGTAAAGATGGCGGTAAAATGGCTGGCCTAGCGGATATTGAAATTCGTGTGCCGCATTTTGGTTACGCTGACCGTATCCAAGAAATCCACATCAAAATCATCCACATCGTGATTCAATTGATTGAAAAGGAAATGGAAAACGCCTAA
- the fadE gene encoding acyl-CoA dehydrogenase FadE, whose protein sequence is MDILLSILGFTAVLAVCLYHRSSLLLSITALTATMVALSIFGSAGSLSWVLFIAAVVTLAIPSVRQSLISKKALTLFKKVLPAMSQTEKEALDAGTVWWEAELFKGKPNWNKLHEIKDPKLSAEEQAFLDGPVSEVCAMVNDYQVTHELADLPPEVWQYLKDHKFFAMIIKKKYGGLEFSAYAQSLVLQKLTGVSSVLSSTVGVPNSLGPGELLQHYGTTEQKDYYLPRLAEGKEIPCFALTSPEAGSDAGSIPDFGVVCKGKWEGKEVLGMRLTWNKRYITLAPVATVLGLAFKLRDPDGLLGEQQELGITCALIPTHLKGVEIGNRHFPLNVPFQNGPTRGDDLFVPLDFIIGGPKMAGQGWRMLVECLSVGRGITLPSNSTGGIKTAALATGAYARIRRQFKQPIGHMEGVEEPLARLGGNAYVMDAASSLTVAGIDLGEKPSVISAIVKYHCTHRMQHSVIDAMDIVGGKGICMGPSNFLARGYQGAPIAVTVEGANILTRSMIIYGQGAIRCHPYVLEEMNAAYSDSSDALDKFDSALAGHVSFTMSNFVRSLWLGLTDGRLSNAPVKDQTTRYYQQLNRYSANIAFLSDISMAVLGGSLKRKERLSARLGDILSQLYLSSATLKRYESEGRIADDLPLVHWGLQDSLKQTEHAIDEFLANFPNKWLGKALRVIILPFGRIRKAPSDKLDSKVAQILQTPSATRSRIGRNQYFEASEFNPVGKIEKALHIILEAEPVFDKICKATNQRRPFLRLDLVADIGLEQGIIDSNEANLLREAEQHRLYVINVDDFDPKDLAAKPQPALTPAMDEVA, encoded by the coding sequence ATGGACATCTTGCTCTCTATCTTAGGCTTTACCGCAGTACTTGCGGTCTGCTTATATCACCGCAGTTCGCTGCTACTCTCTATCACAGCTCTAACCGCAACCATGGTAGCGCTCTCTATCTTTGGTAGCGCCGGCTCCCTGAGTTGGGTTCTTTTCATCGCAGCAGTGGTGACTTTGGCTATCCCGTCGGTGCGCCAATCTTTAATCAGCAAAAAAGCACTGACTCTATTTAAGAAAGTGCTTCCGGCAATGTCTCAAACAGAAAAAGAAGCACTTGATGCGGGTACTGTTTGGTGGGAAGCCGAGCTTTTCAAAGGTAAGCCTAACTGGAACAAGCTACATGAGATAAAAGATCCTAAGCTAAGCGCTGAAGAACAAGCGTTCCTAGATGGGCCAGTGAGCGAAGTCTGCGCCATGGTTAACGACTACCAAGTCACTCATGAACTTGCCGATTTACCACCAGAAGTATGGCAATACCTTAAAGATCACAAGTTCTTCGCTATGATCATTAAAAAGAAATACGGTGGCCTTGAATTCTCAGCTTATGCGCAATCTTTGGTGCTACAAAAACTGACGGGCGTATCCAGCGTTCTCTCTTCTACTGTAGGCGTTCCAAACTCGTTAGGCCCTGGTGAATTGCTGCAACATTACGGGACCACTGAGCAAAAAGATTACTATTTACCTCGCCTAGCCGAAGGTAAAGAGATCCCTTGTTTTGCCCTGACTAGCCCAGAAGCTGGCTCAGATGCTGGCTCTATTCCAGATTTTGGTGTGGTATGTAAAGGCAAATGGGAAGGTAAAGAAGTGTTGGGTATGCGCCTAACTTGGAACAAGCGTTACATCACCCTCGCCCCTGTTGCGACGGTACTAGGTTTAGCATTTAAACTGCGTGACCCAGATGGCCTGCTTGGTGAGCAACAAGAACTCGGCATCACTTGTGCCCTGATCCCTACTCATCTAAAAGGTGTTGAAATTGGTAACCGCCATTTCCCACTAAACGTACCATTCCAAAACGGTCCTACTCGCGGTGACGATCTGTTTGTGCCGCTCGATTTCATCATTGGTGGACCAAAAATGGCAGGCCAAGGCTGGCGTATGCTGGTTGAGTGTCTATCGGTTGGTCGTGGTATTACTCTACCTTCAAACTCAACCGGTGGTATCAAAACCGCAGCACTTGCAACAGGTGCTTACGCTCGTATTCGCCGTCAATTCAAACAACCTATCGGTCATATGGAAGGAGTCGAAGAGCCGTTGGCACGCCTAGGCGGTAATGCCTATGTGATGGATGCTGCAAGCTCATTGACCGTCGCGGGTATCGATTTAGGTGAAAAACCATCGGTCATTTCAGCTATCGTTAAGTACCACTGTACTCACCGTATGCAACATAGCGTGATTGATGCGATGGATATTGTCGGTGGTAAAGGCATCTGTATGGGGCCATCGAACTTCTTGGCTCGTGGCTACCAAGGTGCACCGATCGCAGTCACCGTGGAAGGCGCAAACATACTGACTCGCTCGATGATCATCTATGGTCAAGGCGCAATCCGCTGCCATCCTTATGTTCTAGAAGAGATGAATGCCGCGTATTCAGATTCATCAGATGCTCTGGATAAATTTGACAGCGCTCTAGCGGGACACGTCAGCTTTACTATGAGTAATTTTGTCCGTAGCTTGTGGTTAGGCCTTACCGATGGCCGCTTGTCTAATGCACCAGTGAAAGATCAAACAACCCGCTATTACCAACAACTTAACCGCTACAGTGCCAATATTGCCTTCTTATCAGATATCTCAATGGCCGTATTAGGGGGGTCTTTGAAGCGCAAAGAGCGTCTATCTGCGCGTCTTGGCGATATTTTGAGTCAACTGTACTTAAGTTCAGCAACACTGAAACGTTATGAAAGCGAAGGCCGTATTGCCGATGATCTACCGCTAGTTCATTGGGGCCTGCAAGACAGCTTGAAGCAAACGGAACATGCGATTGATGAGTTCTTAGCTAATTTCCCGAACAAGTGGCTAGGAAAAGCACTTCGAGTGATCATCTTACCATTTGGCCGTATACGCAAAGCGCCAAGTGACAAGCTTGATAGCAAAGTGGCTCAAATTCTTCAAACGCCAAGTGCGACACGCTCTCGAATTGGCCGTAATCAATACTTTGAAGCGAGCGAGTTTAACCCAGTCGGTAAGATTGAGAAGGCACTGCATATCATTCTAGAGGCTGAGCCTGTGTTTGATAAGATATGTAAAGCGACCAATCAACGTCGCCCATTCCTACGCTTAGATCTCGTTGCCGATATCGGCCTAGAGCAAGGTATTATTGATAGCAACGAAGCCAACTTGTTACGCGAAGCTGAGCAGCATCGTCTGTACGTTATCAATGTTGACGATTTTGACCCAAAGGACTTAGCGGCAAAGCCTCAACCAGCACTGACACCTGCAATGGATGAAGTCGCTTAA
- a CDS encoding TIGR03503 family protein — translation MLRIWIAIVGIVFSALSYSAEESSMSLLDNRFRVDPSIKQITFVIYRAKSSQPVVLVRPDGKKYYAWRSPDNVRWYQESSMDIISIDNPMPGPWQAIGKVTPKNKIKLISHLELSTDKMPNRLYLGESIKFNARLTSNGQPLVLRDFLDRVKLKVTFTKFIENEETLVKEARPIPEVIGEFADDGRGLDEVAGDGIFTVLLPVSSEPGKYRVRITSGNGVFLRAQEQEVLVYPQPLLSTFIQSRVVGTPHKVVISGEQGMILPGSISAHIEHNGPDGDKVTVQGSAQAESNKLELEIPNSENNGNYSWSGKAFATEMGSERPLIFEITEHTYSVVEEVDLAETRRLQELERIQQQKMLEEMQLLQMREEKKTRTMIFIGVGNIVVLILGLVVWFVMGKLRAKKQAIPEMQLEMPKK, via the coding sequence ATGTTGAGGATTTGGATTGCCATTGTAGGTATTGTATTTAGCGCGTTAAGCTACTCTGCTGAAGAATCCTCAATGAGCTTGTTAGATAACCGTTTTCGAGTTGATCCGTCGATTAAGCAGATCACTTTTGTTATCTATCGAGCAAAAAGCTCACAACCTGTGGTTTTAGTTCGCCCTGATGGTAAAAAATACTACGCGTGGCGCTCTCCGGATAATGTCCGTTGGTATCAAGAGTCATCGATGGACATTATTTCTATTGATAACCCGATGCCGGGCCCTTGGCAAGCCATCGGTAAAGTAACACCCAAGAACAAAATCAAGCTGATTTCTCACCTAGAGCTCTCTACTGATAAGATGCCCAACCGCCTCTACTTAGGTGAATCGATTAAGTTTAACGCGCGCCTGACCTCTAACGGGCAGCCACTTGTACTGCGTGATTTCTTAGATCGTGTCAAACTTAAGGTGACCTTCACCAAGTTTATTGAAAATGAAGAGACCTTAGTCAAAGAAGCTCGTCCAATTCCTGAAGTGATTGGTGAATTTGCTGATGATGGACGTGGCTTAGATGAAGTAGCAGGCGATGGCATTTTTACCGTGTTATTGCCAGTCTCTAGTGAGCCGGGCAAGTATCGTGTCCGAATCACCTCTGGAAACGGTGTCTTTTTGCGTGCTCAAGAGCAAGAAGTGCTGGTTTATCCTCAGCCATTGCTATCGACCTTCATCCAATCTCGGGTTGTGGGTACTCCACACAAAGTCGTGATTAGCGGCGAGCAGGGTATGATTCTTCCGGGGTCGATTTCTGCGCATATTGAGCATAACGGCCCTGATGGTGACAAAGTGACGGTACAAGGCAGTGCGCAAGCAGAAAGTAACAAACTGGAATTAGAAATCCCCAACAGCGAGAATAACGGAAATTACTCTTGGTCTGGCAAAGCGTTTGCCACCGAAATGGGCTCAGAAAGACCACTTATATTTGAAATTACCGAGCATACTTATAGTGTGGTTGAAGAGGTCGACTTAGCGGAAACGCGACGTTTACAAGAGCTTGAACGAATCCAACAGCAGAAAATGCTCGAAGAGATGCAGCTACTGCAAATGCGTGAAGAGAAGAAGACCCGCACCATGATCTTTATCGGTGTAGGTAATATTGTGGTACTGATTCTTGGTCTTGTCGTTTGGTTTGTGATGGGCAAGTTGAGAGCGAAGAAACAAGCGATACCAGAGATGCAGTTGGAGATGCCGAAGAAATAA
- the dnaQ gene encoding DNA polymerase III subunit epsilon: MNTSNNSEQHRIVVLDTETTGMNQEGGPHYQGHRIIEIGAVEIINRKLTGRHFHVYIKPDRDIQSEAVEVHGITDEFLVDKPEYQDVHAEFLDFIKGAELVAHNAPFDTGFMDYEFGMLDPTIGKTDDYCKVTDTLAMAKKIFPGKRNNLDVLCDRYGIDNSHRTLHGALLDAEILADVYLLMTGGQTSLQFNAGSSNDDGGEAIKRAASGRKALKVLRATADEIDAHNKRLDIVEKNGSCLWR, translated from the coding sequence ATGAATACCAGCAACAATTCTGAACAACATCGTATCGTCGTTCTCGATACGGAAACCACCGGTATGAACCAAGAAGGTGGACCTCATTACCAAGGCCATAGAATCATCGAAATTGGCGCGGTAGAGATCATCAATCGTAAACTGACCGGTCGTCACTTTCACGTTTACATTAAACCTGATCGAGATATTCAATCTGAAGCGGTTGAAGTCCACGGTATTACGGATGAGTTCTTGGTCGATAAACCTGAGTACCAAGATGTCCATGCGGAGTTTTTAGACTTCATTAAAGGTGCGGAGCTGGTGGCTCATAACGCCCCCTTCGATACCGGCTTTATGGATTATGAGTTTGGTATGCTCGATCCAACCATTGGTAAAACCGACGATTATTGTAAGGTGACCGATACGCTGGCGATGGCGAAGAAGATCTTCCCGGGCAAGCGAAATAACCTCGATGTACTTTGTGATCGTTACGGTATTGATAACTCCCACCGTACTCTTCACGGCGCTTTGCTCGATGCGGAGATTCTAGCTGACGTCTACCTGTTAATGACCGGTGGTCAAACATCGCTGCAATTTAATGCCGGTAGTTCAAATGATGACGGTGGGGAAGCGATAAAACGTGCAGCCAGTGGACGAAAAGCGCTAAAGGTTCTACGTGCAACGGCCGATGAAATAGATGCCCATAATAAAAGATTAGATATCGTCGAGAAAAACGGAAGTTGTCTCTGGCGTTAG
- the rnhA gene encoding ribonuclease HI — protein sequence MTKQVEIFTDGSCLGNPGPGGYGVVLRYKQTEKTLAKGYTMTTNNRMEMLATIVALQALKESCDVILTTDSQYVRQGITQWIHNWKKRGWKTADKKPVKNADLWKALDQETERHTVDWRWVKGHAGHRENEMCDELARGAAENPTEEDTGYIPN from the coding sequence ATGACGAAACAAGTGGAAATTTTCACTGATGGTTCTTGTTTAGGTAATCCAGGTCCTGGCGGATATGGCGTCGTCCTGCGTTACAAACAGACAGAAAAGACCCTTGCTAAAGGCTACACTATGACCACCAACAACCGCATGGAGATGCTCGCAACCATCGTTGCACTGCAAGCATTGAAAGAATCGTGTGACGTCATTCTCACCACGGATAGCCAATATGTTCGTCAAGGCATTACGCAATGGATCCATAACTGGAAAAAACGTGGTTGGAAAACCGCCGACAAAAAACCAGTTAAAAATGCCGACCTTTGGAAAGCACTTGACCAAGAAACCGAGCGCCACACCGTTGATTGGCGTTGGGTCAAAGGCCATGCCGGACATAGAGAAAACGAAATGTGTGACGAACTTGCCCGCGGCGCAGCAGAAAATCCAACCGAAGAAGATACGGGTTACATTCCAAATTAA
- a CDS encoding class I SAM-dependent methyltransferase, with the protein MKPARSAKKLEKPHSWSQLKNGQWVNDSIQTRIDEWCPRLFGYHLLKLGGLSCELTSFNCNIQHQVQLDIQNPLHNVIADGYDLPFLEKSFDAVLMAHQLDYCNDPHRMLREVDRVMIDDGYLIITGFNPISLTGLGSLMPWRRNNLPWSGRMFTPNRIKDWLGLLNYQVVECDSYALFPMQKYRTMWTWLENSLGDWASPMGSLYFVVARKRTYPLKPIKPHWKLKRKLTPVSVNYKVSNKQQH; encoded by the coding sequence ATGAAACCAGCACGTAGCGCCAAAAAGCTTGAAAAACCTCATTCATGGTCTCAGCTAAAAAATGGTCAATGGGTCAATGACTCCATCCAAACCCGAATTGATGAATGGTGCCCTAGATTATTTGGGTATCACTTACTCAAGTTGGGTGGTTTGAGCTGCGAGTTAACCAGCTTCAACTGTAACATTCAACATCAAGTTCAGTTAGATATCCAGAACCCTTTGCATAATGTGATTGCAGATGGTTACGATTTGCCCTTTTTGGAGAAAAGTTTTGATGCTGTGTTAATGGCGCATCAGCTCGATTACTGCAATGACCCTCACCGGATGCTGCGTGAAGTTGACCGGGTAATGATAGATGATGGCTATTTGATCATTACCGGATTTAACCCAATAAGTTTAACTGGCTTGGGAAGCTTAATGCCATGGCGACGTAATAATTTGCCTTGGAGCGGTCGAATGTTTACCCCAAACCGCATTAAAGATTGGCTAGGACTGCTGAATTATCAAGTGGTCGAGTGTGATAGCTATGCTCTTTTTCCAATGCAAAAGTACCGGACGATGTGGACTTGGCTTGAGAACAGCTTAGGTGACTGGGCGTCTCCGATGGGCAGTTTGTACTTTGTTGTCGCACGCAAGCGGACTTATCCTTTAAAACCAATTAAGCCGCACTGGAAGCTAAAACGAAAATTGACGCCAGTTAGCGTCAATTATAAGGTTTCGAACAAGCAGCAGCATTAA
- the gloB gene encoding hydroxyacylglutathione hydrolase → MLNIKSIPAFNDNYIWLIENSDRRCAVVDPGDAKPVLDYLAEHDLSLEAILITHHHNDHIGGIAELVRQFPNIDVVGPANEPVPTLTHAVETGDQIELFDEVFFVLGLEGHTLGHIGYVGDSKLFCGDVLFSAGCGRVFEGTMEQMHTSLSKLAALPEETQVFCAHEYTASNLAFALAVEPDNEQLQQYRDEVNRLRAQNKPTLPSSIRREKWINPFLRTDQPTVMRSVANRTSETDSLSIFTALREWKNEF, encoded by the coding sequence ATGTTGAATATCAAAAGCATACCTGCATTTAATGATAATTACATCTGGCTGATTGAAAATAGCGATCGCCGTTGTGCAGTTGTCGATCCAGGTGATGCAAAGCCTGTGCTTGATTACCTTGCTGAACACGATCTGAGTTTAGAAGCAATTCTTATCACCCACCACCATAATGACCACATTGGTGGTATTGCTGAACTGGTAAGACAATTCCCTAACATCGATGTCGTCGGCCCGGCGAATGAACCTGTTCCCACGTTGACTCACGCGGTCGAAACGGGCGATCAAATTGAACTGTTTGATGAAGTCTTCTTTGTTCTAGGCTTAGAAGGCCACACTCTTGGACATATTGGCTACGTCGGAGACAGTAAGCTGTTTTGTGGTGATGTACTGTTTTCTGCCGGCTGTGGCCGTGTGTTTGAAGGAACAATGGAACAAATGCACACCTCGCTAAGCAAATTAGCCGCCCTACCAGAAGAGACTCAAGTGTTCTGCGCCCATGAATACACCGCAAGTAATTTAGCGTTTGCACTTGCTGTCGAGCCTGACAACGAACAACTGCAACAGTATCGTGATGAAGTCAATCGCCTACGTGCGCAAAACAAACCGACCTTACCGAGTAGCATTCGTCGTGAAAAATGGATCAACCCGTTCCTTCGCACCGATCAGCCAACCGTCATGCGTTCGGTCGCAAATCGCACCTCTGAGACAGACTCTTTGTCAATTTTTACTGCATTACGTGAGTGGAAGAACGAATTTTAA
- a CDS encoding LysM peptidoglycan-binding domain-containing protein, whose protein sequence is MRVKHSWVFALVLSGCQLTQPTDSGEAVSPGTNNPTPSKQTELTTQPAKPVAKPQPVVTPQSQEDVWQRIAMQLEMPIPDQKLVDYYRTWYLKHPNHLKTVSKRAEPFLYLITEKIEQRGLPLELALLPVVESSFDAFAYSHGSAAGLWQFVPGTGKQQGLEQNFWYDGRRDVPASTDAALDYLTYLNKRFDGEWSHAIAAYNSGGGRVSRAIRKNNNLGKPTDFFSLDLPKETSGYVPKLLALADIVANQEKYGLTIPPIANKPVVKLVDPKEQLDLAIAAQYAGISVKELQSLNPAYNQWATAPEGPHQLLLPTGNVAKFNKAVSDNRGKGMKVVRYKVKSGDSVSVLAQKYNTTSSVIRTANNMANNNIRVGQHLLIPTSTKDDKAYALSASNRLAKTQSKNRGQYKLTHTVSSGDSLWSIAKENKVSHQSLAKWNGMGPRDTLRVGQKLVIWKNSSDGAIIRTVFYNVRSGDTISGIASKFKVKSNDIVKWNGLNKQKYLKPGQKLKLYVDVTKVSV, encoded by the coding sequence ATGCGAGTTAAACACAGCTGGGTATTCGCGCTAGTATTATCTGGCTGTCAACTTACCCAGCCAACAGATTCCGGTGAAGCCGTCTCTCCGGGAACCAATAATCCAACACCAAGCAAGCAAACTGAGTTAACCACTCAACCCGCAAAGCCGGTAGCAAAACCACAACCAGTGGTGACTCCTCAATCTCAAGAAGATGTATGGCAACGTATTGCGATGCAACTAGAGATGCCTATTCCAGATCAGAAATTGGTCGACTACTACCGTACTTGGTACCTAAAGCATCCCAATCATTTGAAAACAGTATCTAAGCGTGCAGAACCGTTCTTGTACCTGATTACTGAGAAGATCGAACAGCGGGGCCTCCCGCTTGAGTTAGCTCTACTTCCGGTTGTGGAAAGCTCATTTGACGCCTTTGCCTACTCACACGGTAGCGCTGCAGGGTTATGGCAATTTGTCCCAGGGACAGGTAAGCAGCAAGGTCTAGAGCAAAACTTTTGGTATGACGGCCGCCGCGACGTGCCTGCCTCAACCGATGCTGCACTTGACTACCTAACTTACCTCAATAAACGTTTTGATGGTGAGTGGTCACACGCTATTGCAGCCTACAACAGTGGTGGCGGTCGTGTTTCGCGTGCCATTCGTAAGAACAACAATTTAGGTAAGCCTACCGATTTCTTCTCGTTAGATCTGCCAAAAGAGACTAGCGGATACGTACCAAAACTACTTGCGCTGGCCGATATTGTGGCTAACCAAGAGAAATACGGACTAACCATTCCGCCGATTGCTAACAAACCGGTGGTTAAACTGGTCGATCCTAAAGAGCAACTCGATCTCGCGATTGCAGCTCAATATGCAGGTATCTCAGTGAAAGAGCTACAAAGCCTCAACCCTGCATATAATCAGTGGGCAACCGCGCCAGAAGGACCACACCAACTGCTTTTGCCAACGGGTAACGTTGCTAAATTCAATAAAGCGGTAAGTGATAATCGTGGCAAGGGCATGAAAGTAGTGCGCTACAAAGTCAAATCTGGCGATAGCGTTAGTGTATTGGCGCAGAAGTACAACACAACTTCAAGCGTGATTCGTACCGCGAACAACATGGCCAATAACAATATTCGAGTTGGTCAGCACTTACTGATTCCAACGTCGACTAAAGATGATAAAGCTTACGCACTGAGTGCCTCTAACCGCCTTGCAAAAACGCAATCAAAGAACCGCGGCCAGTACAAACTGACTCACACGGTAAGCTCAGGTGATAGCCTATGGTCGATTGCCAAAGAGAATAAGGTTTCACACCAATCTCTGGCTAAGTGGAACGGCATGGGTCCACGCGATACACTTCGCGTCGGTCAAAAACTGGTGATTTGGAAAAACAGCTCAGATGGCGCCATCATTCGTACCGTGTTCTACAACGTACGCAGTGGTGACACCATCAGTGGCATTGCTAGCAAGTTCAAAGTGAAGTCGAACGATATCGTTAAATGGAATGGCTTAAATAAGCAGAAGTACCTCAAACCGGGACAGAAGCTTAAGCTCTACGTGGATGTAACTAAGGTGAGCGTATGA
- a CDS encoding YIP1 family protein: MNPSSNPLVMLIDIFRSPSACFLALYQRGAWGWQPYVFLILSPFLFWGSYFDLVNFEWLREGLAAQLAETNPKQLELLDANTLMASEIISDIAGRTLTILMLAFWFNLATKPSQHQHGFWKWFAAGAVITFPAIIGDLASYVSVLLKHGQVMVYAADLNSLNGLLKLPLTNEWSQFASSFPLLLPWYIALGYAAVGTWTEFERGQALAIAALPWVGYYLIWALYILIF, translated from the coding sequence ATGAACCCGTCAAGCAACCCACTTGTTATGCTGATCGATATTTTTCGATCTCCAAGCGCCTGCTTCTTAGCCCTATACCAACGTGGTGCTTGGGGTTGGCAGCCTTATGTTTTCTTAATTTTATCACCATTTTTATTCTGGGGTTCTTACTTTGACTTGGTCAACTTTGAATGGCTAAGAGAAGGTTTGGCAGCACAACTGGCTGAGACAAACCCAAAACAGCTAGAGCTATTGGATGCTAATACCCTGATGGCGAGTGAAATCATCAGTGATATTGCCGGTCGTACACTGACCATCCTTATGCTGGCATTTTGGTTTAACCTAGCGACTAAACCAAGCCAACATCAGCATGGTTTTTGGAAATGGTTCGCGGCTGGTGCAGTCATTACCTTCCCGGCAATCATTGGTGATTTAGCGAGTTATGTCAGCGTATTACTTAAGCATGGTCAGGTAATGGTTTATGCCGCTGACCTCAATAGCTTGAATGGCCTACTCAAACTACCACTGACGAATGAGTGGTCTCAGTTTGCTAGCTCATTCCCTCTATTACTGCCTTGGTACATTGCGCTTGGCTATGCGGCAGTTGGTACTTGGACTGAGTTTGAGCGCGGACAAGCCCTTGCTATTGCCGCGCTACCTTGGGTGGGTTACTACTTGATTTGGGCGCTATACATCCTGATTTTCTAA
- a CDS encoding endonuclease/exonuclease/phosphatase family protein produces the protein MKKASLILLPLVLASATFIGYKSIFQLSDSAQLTSLDGEQVELSLQCYQNPNAAVVDQSGEINLLVWNIYKQNRDNWQQSLQQFATNKQLVLLQEASMTEELREWILAAKWFGSQVDAFKAFDTTAGVLNLSLSAPAKACAYTELEPWLRLPKSALYALYPLSNGEQLAVVNIHAVNFTYGTVEYQRQLDVLVNELKKHQGPVIVAGDFNSWSEERLKVMHQALKSVGLQEATYLPDHRTQFITGLPLDHVFFRGLGLEAAEAPESDASDHNPILVRFRLENQDV, from the coding sequence ATGAAAAAAGCTTCCTTAATTCTGCTCCCTTTAGTCCTCGCGAGCGCGACATTTATTGGTTACAAGTCGATATTCCAGTTATCGGACAGCGCGCAACTGACATCGTTAGACGGCGAGCAAGTGGAGCTATCACTACAATGCTATCAAAATCCGAATGCGGCAGTCGTTGACCAATCAGGTGAAATAAATCTGTTAGTTTGGAATATCTATAAGCAAAATCGTGACAATTGGCAGCAAAGTTTGCAGCAGTTTGCCACTAACAAACAATTAGTGCTGCTACAGGAAGCGAGCATGACTGAAGAGCTACGCGAATGGATATTGGCGGCTAAGTGGTTTGGTAGCCAGGTCGATGCGTTTAAAGCGTTTGATACCACGGCGGGGGTACTGAACCTTTCATTGAGTGCACCAGCTAAGGCGTGTGCTTATACAGAGCTTGAACCATGGCTTCGATTACCTAAATCAGCCTTGTACGCACTTTATCCGCTGTCTAATGGTGAGCAGCTAGCGGTAGTGAATATTCATGCGGTCAACTTTACTTATGGCACGGTTGAGTATCAGCGTCAGCTAGACGTACTGGTGAATGAGCTGAAGAAACACCAAGGGCCAGTCATTGTTGCGGGCGACTTTAATAGTTGGAGTGAAGAGCGTTTGAAGGTGATGCACCAAGCTCTGAAATCAGTCGGGCTGCAAGAGGCAACGTATTTACCTGATCATCGCACCCAATTTATTACAGGGTTACCACTGGATCATGTGTTTTTCCGTGGGCTTGGACTAGAAGCAGCAGAGGCGCCCGAATCGGACGCCTCTGATCATAATCCTATTTTGGTTCGCTTCCGATTAGAAAATCAGGATGTATAG
- the glnB gene encoding nitrogen regulatory protein P-II, with product MKKIEAIIKPFKLDDVREALAEVGITGMTVSEVKGFGRQKGHTELYRGAEYMVDFLPKVKLEIVVTDEVADQCVDTIIETAQTGKIGDGKIFITDVERIVRIRTGEEDEDAI from the coding sequence ATGAAAAAGATCGAAGCCATTATTAAGCCGTTCAAGCTTGATGATGTACGTGAAGCGCTAGCTGAAGTTGGTATTACGGGCATGACAGTGTCTGAAGTAAAAGGTTTTGGCCGTCAAAAAGGTCATACCGAGCTGTATCGTGGTGCCGAATACATGGTGGACTTCCTACCTAAAGTGAAGCTAGAAATTGTCGTGACTGATGAAGTGGCCGATCAATGTGTTGATACCATCATTGAGACTGCGCAGACAGGCAAGATTGGTGACGGAAAAATCTTTATTACCGATGTTGAGCGTATCGTGCGAATTCGTACAGGCGAAGAAGACGAAGACGCAATCTAA